The genomic segment CGCAAAACTCGCAGATGATGCCCGCCGGGCGATCCGGAATTTTAACGTGTTCCACGCTTTGTTCGGCCTTTTCCAGCTCCTTTTCAAAGGGGCCGTAGAAATCGCCGACGATGCCCTTCCAGTCCTTGCCCTCGCTCTCGACGGTATCCAGCTTCTCTTCCATATCCGCCGTAAACTGAATATCGACGATATCCGGGAAATTCTTCTTCATGAGATCCGTAACGATCTCGCCAAGCTCTGTCGGCAAAAGCGCGCGCTTCTCTTTTTTGACGTATTCGCGGTCGAGGATCGTCGAGATCGTGGGCGCATAGGTGGAAGGCCGGCCGATGCCCAGCTCTTCCAGCGTCTTGACCAGGCTGGCCTCGGTATAGCGCGGCGGCGGAGAGGTGAAATTCTGCTTGGGGTCGATTTTAACCGGCTCGCAACGCTCTCCCTTGCCCATGGGCGGCATGGTTTTGTTCTGGCTTTCATCCTCTTCAACCTGGGTGTCATAAGCGGCCCGAAAACCGTTGAATACCATCTTGGAGAAAGTCGCCCGGAATTGGTATCCCTCCACTTCCAGCTCGTAAGACATATTCTCATACCGAGCCGGCGTCATCTGGCTGGCCAAAAAGCGCGAGTAAATCAGGTTATAGAGCTTATACTGATCCGCCGTCAGCTTATCCTTGATGCTGGCGGGCGTGCGGTGAATATAAGTCGGCCGAATCGCCTCGTGCGCATCCTGCGCGTTCTTGCGCCCGGCATAGATGTTGAACTTCTCCGGCGCATATTCCGCCCCATACTGCTTTATAATCTGCTCTTTTGCCGCCTGCTGGGCTTCAATGGCGATGCGGGTGGAATCTGTACGCATATAGGTGATCAGGCCAACCGTCTCGCTCTCGCTCAGCTTCACACCCTCATAGAGCCCCTGGGCAACTGCCATGGTGCGCTTGGTCGTAAAGCCCAGCTTTCTGGCCGCATCCTGCTGCAAGGTGCTGGTCGTAAAAGGCGCGAAAGGCCTGCGCTGTTTGGTTCCTTTTTTCGCGTTCGCAATCAGGAAGTCCTTTCCTTTGATTGCGTCTAAAATTTCCTGCGTCTCCTGCTGGCTGGCCGGAACCAGCTTTTTTCCCGCCTTTCCGTAAAAAGCGGCTTCAAACTGGTTGTTCCCCTGCATATCCGTCAGCAGAGCCGTGATCGTCCAATATTCCTGAGGCACAAAATCTCGGATCTCATTTTCCCGATCCACAATCAGCCGCACCGTAACCGACTGCACGCGCCCCGCCGAAAGCCCCCGGCGAACCTTTTGCCAAAGCAGCGGCGAAAGCTTGTAGCCCACCAGCCGATCCAGCACGCGCCGCGCCTGCTGTGCGTTGACGCGGTGCAGATCGATCTCCCTGGGGTTTTGAATCGCCCCGGTAACCGCCGCCTTTGTAATCTCGTTAAACTCGATGCGCCGAACATCCTTATCCGGATCGATCGCATTGGCAATATGCCAGGAAATCGCCTCGCCCTCCCGGTCCGGGTCGGTAGCGAGGTAAACCGTCTGCGCGGCATTTGCCTGCTTTTTCAGGTCGTTCAAAAGCGGCGTGCGCCCCCGGATGACGATATACTGCGGCTC from the Christensenellaceae bacterium 44-20 genome contains:
- the topA gene encoding type I DNA topoisomerase, which codes for MVIVESPAKAKTIEKFLGEGFKVTASNGHLIDLPKSKIGVDIENNFEPQYIVIRGRTPLLNDLKKQANAAQTVYLATDPDREGEAISWHIANAIDPDKDVRRIEFNEITKAAVTGAIQNPREIDLHRVNAQQARRVLDRLVGYKLSPLLWQKVRRGLSAGRVQSVTVRLIVDRENEIRDFVPQEYWTITALLTDMQGNNQFEAAFYGKAGKKLVPASQQETQEILDAIKGKDFLIANAKKGTKQRRPFAPFTTSTLQQDAARKLGFTTKRTMAVAQGLYEGVKLSESETVGLITYMRTDSTRIAIEAQQAAKEQIIKQYGAEYAPEKFNIYAGRKNAQDAHEAIRPTYIHRTPASIKDKLTADQYKLYNLIYSRFLASQMTPARYENMSYELEVEGYQFRATFSKMVFNGFRAAYDTQVEEDESQNKTMPPMGKGERCEPVKIDPKQNFTSPPPRYTEASLVKTLEELGIGRPSTYAPTISTILDREYVKKEKRALLPTELGEIVTDLMKKNFPDIVDIQFTADMEEKLDTVESEGKDWKGIVGDFYGPFEKELEKAEQSVEHVKIPDRPAGIICEFCGAEMVYKSGRFGEFIACPNYPTCKNTKAIKNTIKTPCPKCGGTVVQKRSKKGRIFYGCDNYPNCDFVSWDMPVEEKCPVCGSYMVLKRGRGTYKKCGNENCPSNQKKGKGQTKDEA